In Streptococcus uberis, a single window of DNA contains:
- a CDS encoding PTS sugar transporter subunit IIC, producing the protein MGNNSKVDKFLEKFAEFSAKLGNQIHLRTLRDAFTTIMPLFILAGLAVLLNNVIFTTFFKGETLAQFQSYGNMLTNGSLNIAGLLVTPCIAYFLSLHRDFDKPISSIAVSLASLFVMLPMEKSILPLAAKKAVDVSGLVTFDEIGTKGLFAGIIIGMLATEMFIALAKSNKFRINLGEDVPPAVGESFSTMIPLIITVSFFALISALLLNLFHTDMVTIITNLVQEPLRRVNTSLFGYLLIYSTGNFLFTLGIHQSVINSTLTEPMMLLNMNENMAAAQAGKEAPHILNSAFQTCYAQMGGTGGTFALILIVLLAVNYKPFKDIIKLSVGPGLFEINEPIIFGFPIVFNLPMIIPFVLSPVIGAIIGYFATVIGFVKPLTVMVPWTTPPLISGFLASQGDIKVVILQIIILIVTGLFYWPFVIVAKKAAIKQSELEVE; encoded by the coding sequence ATGGGAAACAATTCAAAAGTGGACAAATTTTTAGAAAAATTTGCAGAATTTTCAGCTAAACTTGGCAATCAGATTCATCTGAGAACATTGCGCGATGCTTTCACAACCATTATGCCTCTATTTATTTTGGCAGGTTTAGCAGTTCTTTTAAATAATGTTATATTTACAACTTTCTTTAAAGGAGAAACATTAGCTCAATTTCAATCCTATGGTAACATGCTAACAAACGGCTCTCTAAACATCGCAGGACTATTAGTAACACCATGTATTGCTTATTTCCTATCTCTTCATCGTGACTTTGACAAACCCATTAGTTCTATTGCGGTATCTCTAGCCTCTTTATTTGTCATGCTTCCTATGGAAAAATCGATATTACCATTAGCAGCCAAAAAAGCAGTAGATGTTTCTGGCTTAGTCACTTTTGATGAAATTGGTACAAAAGGACTTTTTGCAGGAATCATCATAGGAATGTTAGCAACGGAAATGTTTATAGCTTTAGCAAAAAGTAATAAGTTTAGAATTAATTTGGGAGAAGATGTACCCCCGGCAGTTGGAGAATCATTCTCGACTATGATTCCTTTAATCATTACCGTTTCCTTCTTTGCTTTAATCTCAGCCTTGCTTTTAAACCTATTCCATACAGATATGGTGACTATCATTACGAATTTGGTTCAAGAGCCACTCAGACGAGTAAATACTTCCTTGTTTGGCTATCTGCTTATTTATTCAACAGGTAACTTCTTATTTACACTAGGTATCCATCAATCTGTCATTAATTCAACCTTAACAGAACCAATGATGCTTTTAAATATGAACGAAAATATGGCAGCTGCTCAAGCAGGTAAAGAAGCCCCACATATTTTAAACTCGGCTTTCCAAACTTGCTATGCTCAAATGGGTGGAACAGGTGGCACCTTTGCATTAATCTTAATCGTACTCTTGGCTGTTAATTATAAACCTTTCAAAGATATTATCAAATTATCTGTTGGACCAGGCTTATTTGAAATTAATGAACCGATCATCTTTGGATTTCCAATTGTCTTCAACTTACCAATGATTATCCCATTCGTATTAAGTCCTGTTATTGGAGCCATAATTGGTTATTTTGCAACTGTCATTGGATTTGTAAAACCACTGACGGTCATGGTCCCTTGGACCACACCACCCCTCATTAGCGGATTCTTGGCTTCACAGGGAGACATTAAAGTTGTTATTTTACAAATAATCATCTTAATTGTGACAGGCTTGTTCTATTGGCCTTTCGTTATTGTCGCTAAAAAAGCAGCTATCAAACAGTCTGAATTAGAAGTCGAATAA
- the gloA2 gene encoding SMU1112c/YaeR family gloxylase I-like metalloprotein, producing the protein MKLEAVHHVAIIVSDYEKSKDFYVNQLGFEVIRENHRPERHDYKLDLKCGDIELEIFGNSKKDPHYQAPPKRVGRPECDREACGLRHLAFYVTNIEGYVDELKEKGIPVEEIRYDDYTGEKMTFFFDPDGLPLELHE; encoded by the coding sequence ATGAAATTAGAAGCAGTCCACCATGTGGCCATTATCGTATCAGATTATGAAAAATCCAAAGATTTTTATGTTAATCAACTTGGATTTGAGGTTATCCGAGAAAACCACCGTCCAGAACGACATGATTATAAATTAGATTTAAAATGTGGGGACATTGAATTAGAGATTTTTGGTAATTCAAAAAAAGATCCTCATTATCAAGCTCCTCCAAAACGTGTGGGTCGTCCTGAATGTGATCGCGAAGCTTGTGGCTTAAGACATCTTGCTTTTTATGTTACCAATATCGAAGGCTATGTTGACGAATTAAAGGAAAAAGGAATTCCAGTTGAAGAAATCCGTTATGATGATTATACCGGGGAAAAGATGACCTTCTTTTTTGACCCGGATGGTCTACCTTTAGAATTACATGAATAA
- a CDS encoding metal ABC transporter solute-binding protein, Zn/Mn family translates to MKRKFLSFILVLTFFLPFLVGLSACQKQHAKKGDGLHIVTSFYPIYAMTKYISGDLNDVKMIRTHSGIHAFEPSPNDIAAIYHSDLFIYHSHTLEAWAGSLDASSHHSKVTIFEASQSLPLDRVQGLEDMEVGKGIDPATLYDPHTWSDPILAAKEAKAIADKLSQLDSKHKEDYQARAKLFIKEAKAITENYREKFNKLKNRTFVTQHTAFSYLAKRFGLEQLGISGISPEQEPTARQLKEIRDFIKSYKIKTVFVEKNVSQKMAKTVAKSTGAQLKMLSPLEADPENNKSYLENVAENLEILYQELK, encoded by the coding sequence GTGAAACGAAAATTTCTATCGTTCATACTTGTTTTAACTTTTTTTCTACCATTTCTTGTTGGACTTTCTGCCTGTCAAAAACAGCATGCCAAAAAAGGAGATGGTTTACATATTGTTACTAGTTTTTATCCCATCTATGCTATGACAAAATATATTTCGGGGGATTTAAATGATGTTAAGATGATTCGAACGCATTCTGGTATTCATGCTTTTGAGCCTTCTCCAAATGACATCGCAGCTATCTATCATTCGGATCTTTTTATTTATCATTCCCATACCTTAGAAGCTTGGGCAGGTAGTTTAGATGCAAGTAGTCACCACTCAAAGGTCACCATTTTTGAAGCTTCTCAATCATTACCCTTGGATAGAGTTCAGGGGTTAGAAGATATGGAGGTCGGAAAAGGTATTGATCCAGCTACTTTATATGATCCTCATACCTGGTCAGATCCAATCCTAGCGGCTAAGGAAGCAAAAGCAATTGCAGACAAACTTTCTCAGTTAGATAGTAAACATAAAGAGGATTATCAAGCAAGAGCAAAATTATTTATCAAAGAAGCTAAGGCTATTACGGAAAACTATCGTGAAAAATTTAATAAGCTTAAAAATAGGACATTTGTGACACAACACACAGCCTTTTCTTATCTTGCTAAACGTTTTGGCCTTGAACAGTTAGGTATTTCAGGAATTTCACCTGAACAAGAACCAACAGCAAGACAATTGAAGGAGATTCGAGATTTCATCAAGTCTTATAAAATTAAGACGGTCTTTGTTGAAAAAAATGTTTCTCAAAAAATGGCAAAAACAGTTGCTAAGTCGACAGGAGCACAACTAAAAATGTTAAGTCCCTTAGAAGCAGATCCTGAGAATAACAAATCGTATTTGGAAAATGTTGCGGAAAATCTTGAGATTTTATATCAAGAATTAAAATAA
- a CDS encoding class A sortase, translating into MKKFLQNIKGNLRSRNLIAIILLIIGLGLMFNKTIRNSMIAWNSNKYQVQHVSKKTIKQNEKSKGNFNFDSVKPISTDSVLQAQMASQKLPVIGGIAIPDIGINLPIFKGVGNTELIYGAGTMKENQVMGGENNYALASHHIFGIAGSSKMLFSPLEKAKKGMKILVTDKENIFQYDIVSIETVTPERIDVIEDTLGKSEITLVTCTDAEATERIVVKGELKKGMAYKDAPDSVMNAFNHSYNQVAVE; encoded by the coding sequence ATGAAAAAGTTTTTACAAAATATTAAAGGGAATTTGCGTTCTCGCAACCTCATAGCTATCATATTATTAATTATTGGTTTAGGACTTATGTTCAACAAAACAATTAGAAACTCAATGATTGCTTGGAATTCAAATAAATACCAAGTACAACATGTTTCTAAAAAAACCATAAAACAGAATGAAAAATCTAAAGGGAATTTTAATTTTGATTCTGTTAAACCAATTTCTACTGATTCAGTATTACAAGCCCAAATGGCCTCACAAAAGTTACCTGTAATAGGTGGTATTGCAATACCAGATATTGGTATTAATTTACCGATATTTAAGGGAGTGGGTAATACAGAATTAATTTATGGTGCTGGAACTATGAAAGAGAATCAAGTTATGGGTGGAGAAAATAATTATGCTCTAGCAAGTCACCATATCTTTGGAATAGCTGGTTCTTCAAAAATGTTGTTTTCTCCTCTAGAGAAAGCAAAAAAAGGGATGAAAATCCTTGTTACTGATAAGGAGAATATTTTTCAATATGATATTGTTTCAATTGAAACAGTAACCCCTGAGCGAATTGATGTCATTGAAGATACTTTAGGAAAAAGTGAAATTACCTTAGTCACTTGTACAGATGCAGAAGCAACTGAACGAATCGTAGTTAAAGGTGAACTAAAAAAAGGAATGGCATATAAAGATGCTCCTGATTCAGTCATGAATGCTTTTAATCATTCTTATAATCAAGTTGCAGTTGAATAA
- a CDS encoding glycoside hydrolase family 1 protein yields the protein MEKFFWGNSVSSMQTEGGWNQGGKSLSVYDIREPKDGLSDWHFANDNYNHYTQDFDFMQDLGMNMYRFQISWSRVVKDGDGDFNEEGIAYYSQFIDDLIARGIEPMICLYHFDMPLHLARDYNGFMSKHVKDAFIRFGKEMVDRFSEKVKYWITFNEQNIFHFSEGFNISGYEQGEKSIQDLYQIAHNVMVCHAEICNYIHEKTDAKIGGMLAYSEVYPATCDPEDVRVAREWDEFVNHTLVECFVNGRYSKQHLAYAKNNGIDMGIIEGEMESISKMQSDFMSFSYYSSTTISAKLIPDGTAPNFYLDFGKVENPYIGTTEWAWQIDPQGFRDVLNKLYQRYHIPVFPIENGIGVRETWDGENPIQDDYRIDYHRDHLKAMYDAMNKDGVEIIGYLGWGLIDILSSKGDMEKRYGLVYVNRSNQDLKDMKRVPKKSYAWFKEVIASNGASLYKN from the coding sequence ATGGAAAAGTTCTTTTGGGGAAACTCGGTCTCCAGTATGCAAACCGAAGGTGGATGGAACCAAGGTGGAAAGTCATTATCAGTCTACGATATCAGAGAACCTAAGGATGGTCTAAGTGATTGGCATTTTGCTAATGATAATTACAATCATTACACACAAGATTTTGATTTTATGCAAGATTTAGGAATGAATATGTATCGCTTCCAAATTTCCTGGTCCCGTGTCGTAAAAGATGGTGATGGCGATTTTAATGAAGAAGGTATTGCCTACTATTCTCAATTTATTGATGATCTAATAGCGCGTGGCATAGAGCCTATGATTTGTTTATATCATTTTGATATGCCTTTACATTTAGCCAGAGACTATAACGGCTTTATGTCAAAACATGTTAAAGATGCTTTCATCCGTTTTGGTAAAGAAATGGTGGATCGTTTTAGTGAAAAAGTCAAATATTGGATTACTTTTAATGAGCAAAATATTTTCCATTTCAGCGAAGGTTTTAACATTTCAGGTTATGAACAAGGTGAAAAATCAATACAAGATCTCTATCAAATAGCTCATAATGTCATGGTTTGTCATGCTGAAATTTGTAACTATATTCATGAAAAGACCGATGCTAAAATTGGCGGTATGCTTGCCTATTCTGAAGTTTATCCAGCAACTTGTGATCCTGAAGATGTGAGAGTAGCTCGAGAATGGGATGAATTTGTAAACCATACTTTAGTAGAATGTTTTGTCAATGGACGTTATTCCAAACAACATTTAGCTTATGCAAAAAATAATGGCATTGATATGGGAATTATTGAAGGTGAGATGGAAAGCATCAGCAAGATGCAAAGCGACTTTATGAGCTTTTCATATTATAGTTCAACAACCATTTCAGCAAAGCTAATTCCAGATGGAACCGCGCCAAATTTTTATCTTGACTTTGGTAAAGTCGAAAATCCATATATTGGAACCACGGAATGGGCTTGGCAAATTGACCCTCAAGGTTTCAGAGATGTTCTCAACAAACTTTATCAGAGATATCACATTCCAGTCTTCCCAATCGAAAATGGCATAGGCGTCAGAGAGACTTGGGACGGTGAAAATCCAATCCAAGATGATTATCGAATTGACTATCATAGAGACCATTTAAAAGCAATGTATGATGCCATGAATAAGGATGGTGTCGAAATCATAGGTTATCTTGGATGGGGCTTGATCGATATTTTAAGTTCTAAGGGCGATATGGAAAAACGTTACGGTTTAGTTTATGTCAATCGTAGTAATCAAGACTTAAAAGATATGAAACGCGTTCCTAAAAAGAGCTACGCTTGGTTTAAAGAAGTGATAGCAAGTAATGGTGCATCACTCTATAAGAATTAA
- a CDS encoding PTS cellobiose transporter subunit IIB, giving the protein MKQVMIFCNAGMSSSLMAKKVTDLLQKKGHEIHVDATTTSDAKNIVNKNFYDLYLVSPQTKMYFKPITEYAEPHQKPVDNIPFNAYVPTPAGLENLSKIILKHIG; this is encoded by the coding sequence ATGAAACAAGTAATGATATTTTGCAACGCAGGGATGTCTTCTTCGCTGATGGCTAAAAAGGTAACGGATTTATTGCAAAAAAAAGGACATGAGATTCACGTCGATGCCACAACAACCAGTGATGCTAAAAATATTGTCAATAAGAATTTTTATGATTTGTACCTTGTTAGTCCACAAACAAAAATGTATTTTAAACCTATAACTGAATATGCAGAGCCACATCAAAAACCGGTAGATAATATTCCATTTAATGCCTATGTTCCAACACCAGCAGGATTGGAAAACTTATCTAAGATTATTTTGAAGCATATTGGTTAA
- a CDS encoding pneumococcal-type histidine triad protein, with product MKHKKLIGTGTVLALLFSACGYQLGQYNANKNHENSISYISENQKTKVKKDASDKSPDAISQEEGISAEQIVIKITDKGYVTSHGDHYHYYNGKVPYNALISEELIMKDPNYVFDQSHVINEVKDGYIIKVDGRYYLYLKEGSKRENVRTKEQIAEQAAKGAKEAQEKGLTKGKASLHSGHGSANTQAIKAAKQEGRYTTDDGYIFSPSDVIEDTGDAYIVPHGNHFHYIPKADLSPSELAAAQAFWAAKSGQGSTKPSLPVANPMPINVGGSGSHGQNGGNGNHPNTPIYYPPAINHPVPAPHHPNPITPVEPKNPDKNNSSTVMTYQELLQKLYQQPENKRHKEEDGLIFDPNQVTKLTSRGYVIPHGNHWHVVPEDQLSPLEIYLARMHLSGQNHVEKALADQLLGLNGNQTPKPIDPKPIQPDKNDKKKLDLLDGSIKKTKQGLDGKPYSTDDGYVFSIDSITSYDDEGVIADHEGHEHYIPFSELEDSELKQIQDAINAKDSDIVKVDETKYSKAEIDKKLQYLALQNNVPVEKLKVTGNKVIIPHGNHTHTAELKDIPTNLLPSQFEDQEEYETLIMQLKMGKAKKDYQTSDIMRSGSEIIIYLKDGTTKRVPLNDIKLPLDYQEVDFSKLVAEVDPNDEKLDYIAKQYKVPRTRFMILGDIVVVPDKPSVSLKLVNVNDPIIYTLNKDYKPTPVKEEETVPNNETEKDTEPVEDNTDASEIPETPVDSEDKEEEVEEVEEDDPYEIKLQNLAKLYGLTKADFQQRIIQLSFKYGVSLEQITFGQQLTFVSNGKTVTYDIVGNKEISS from the coding sequence ATGAAACATAAAAAACTTATTGGTACTGGTACAGTTCTAGCTCTTCTTTTCAGTGCTTGTGGATACCAATTAGGTCAATACAATGCCAATAAAAACCATGAAAATAGCATTTCATATATTAGTGAAAATCAAAAAACGAAAGTAAAAAAAGATGCTTCTGACAAATCGCCGGATGCCATTAGTCAGGAAGAAGGAATCTCTGCTGAACAAATTGTTATCAAAATTACAGATAAGGGGTATGTTACATCTCACGGGGACCATTATCATTATTATAATGGAAAAGTGCCTTATAATGCCTTAATCAGCGAAGAATTGATTATGAAGGACCCAAATTATGTCTTTGATCAATCTCATGTTATCAACGAAGTTAAAGACGGCTATATCATTAAAGTAGATGGTCGTTATTACTTATATCTCAAAGAAGGTAGCAAGCGAGAAAATGTCAGAACAAAAGAACAAATTGCAGAGCAAGCAGCAAAAGGTGCAAAGGAAGCTCAGGAAAAAGGCTTAACAAAAGGCAAGGCTTCTTTACATTCTGGACATGGTTCTGCGAATACCCAAGCAATAAAAGCAGCTAAACAAGAGGGTCGTTATACAACTGACGACGGTTACATTTTCAGTCCATCGGACGTGATTGAGGATACAGGGGATGCATATATTGTTCCACACGGAAATCATTTCCATTATATTCCTAAAGCAGACTTATCTCCAAGTGAACTTGCTGCCGCACAAGCTTTTTGGGCAGCAAAATCTGGTCAAGGTTCAACGAAACCGTCATTACCAGTAGCAAATCCGATGCCTATAAATGTTGGTGGTTCAGGTTCCCATGGGCAAAATGGTGGTAATGGTAATCATCCCAATACACCAATTTATTATCCACCAGCTATCAATCATCCAGTTCCGGCACCACATCATCCAAATCCAATTACACCTGTTGAACCAAAAAATCCTGATAAGAACAATTCATCAACAGTTATGACATATCAAGAATTGTTGCAAAAACTTTATCAACAGCCTGAAAATAAACGTCATAAGGAAGAAGACGGTCTTATTTTTGATCCTAATCAAGTCACTAAGTTAACCAGTCGTGGCTATGTTATTCCTCATGGTAATCATTGGCATGTTGTTCCAGAGGATCAACTATCACCATTAGAAATTTACTTAGCAAGAATGCATTTATCTGGTCAAAATCACGTTGAAAAAGCTCTTGCGGACCAACTTTTAGGTTTAAATGGCAATCAGACACCTAAACCAATTGATCCAAAACCAATTCAGCCTGATAAAAACGATAAGAAAAAATTGGATTTATTAGATGGTTCGATTAAGAAAACGAAACAAGGATTAGATGGTAAACCATATAGTACTGATGATGGCTATGTCTTCTCAATAGATTCTATAACCTCTTATGATGATGAAGGAGTTATTGCTGATCATGAGGGCCATGAACACTATATTCCATTTAGTGAATTAGAAGATAGTGAATTAAAACAAATCCAAGATGCCATTAATGCTAAAGATAGTGACATTGTAAAAGTGGATGAAACAAAATATAGTAAAGCAGAAATTGATAAAAAACTTCAATACTTAGCTTTACAAAATAATGTTCCGGTAGAAAAACTTAAAGTTACTGGAAATAAAGTCATTATTCCTCATGGTAATCATACCCATACTGCTGAATTAAAAGATATTCCAACAAATCTATTACCTAGTCAGTTTGAAGATCAAGAGGAGTATGAAACATTGATTATGCAATTAAAGATGGGGAAAGCTAAGAAAGATTATCAAACAAGCGATATTATGCGTTCTGGTTCAGAGATAATCATTTATCTAAAAGATGGTACAACAAAACGTGTTCCTTTAAATGACATAAAACTCCCTCTGGATTATCAAGAAGTAGACTTTTCTAAACTTGTAGCGGAAGTTGATCCTAATGATGAGAAATTAGACTATATTGCTAAACAGTATAAGGTTCCGAGAACGCGCTTTATGATTTTAGGTGACATTGTAGTTGTACCAGATAAACCATCAGTTTCTCTTAAATTAGTGAACGTCAATGATCCAATTATCTATACTTTAAATAAAGATTACAAACCGACACCAGTCAAAGAAGAAGAAACAGTTCCTAATAATGAGACAGAAAAAGATACAGAACCTGTAGAAGATAATACGGATGCATCTGAAATACCAGAAACTCCTGTAGATTCCGAAGATAAGGAAGAAGAAGTTGAAGAAGTTGAAGAAGATGACCCTTATGAAATCAAATTACAAAATCTTGCAAAACTATACGGTCTCACTAAAGCTGATTTTCAGCAACGTATCATTCAACTGTCATTTAAATATGGCGTCAGCTTAGAACAAATTACTTTTGGACAACAGTTGACATTTGTTTCAAATGGAAAAACAGTAACTTATGATATTGTTGGAAATAAAGAAATTTCTTCATAA
- a CDS encoding DUF1002 domain-containing protein translates to MFKKKLMLTGLILFSGMTVSTASAASNDVQSVINEAYVQPDYVLGYSLSEEQRNQTLSLLNYNQGSDTQIKTLNTSAYAKIMNVADDPSIQLYSSVKIEKLGAKEVLKVSIVTPENITKVTEDMYRNAAVTLGIEHANISVASPIKVTGESALAGIYYSLEENGATVPQENKDLAQEELSTLSGINEANAGKEGYDADKLNVALTDIKKAVAEGGKNLTKEDVQKIVNETLDRYGIKDAMSSDQINLIVNFAVNLSNSGVISNTNFTNTLQSLKDSIVSKSGSTFKDINLNFDSTKAIETGKSIWQQIVEFFRNLIG, encoded by the coding sequence ATGTTTAAAAAGAAATTAATGCTTACAGGTCTTATCCTCTTTTCTGGAATGACCGTTTCAACGGCATCTGCAGCAAGTAATGATGTTCAGTCTGTCATCAATGAAGCCTATGTTCAACCTGATTATGTGCTTGGCTATTCCTTAAGTGAAGAACAAAGAAATCAAACTCTTTCCCTGTTGAATTATAATCAAGGCAGTGACACTCAAATCAAAACCTTAAATACAAGTGCCTATGCGAAAATCATGAATGTGGCGGATGATCCAAGCATCCAATTGTACTCATCAGTCAAAATTGAGAAATTAGGTGCTAAGGAAGTCTTGAAGGTTTCAATTGTGACACCTGAAAATATTACCAAAGTTACAGAGGACATGTATCGAAATGCTGCGGTAACCTTAGGCATTGAACATGCCAACATTAGTGTAGCTTCGCCTATAAAAGTGACGGGAGAATCGGCTTTAGCGGGAATTTACTATTCTCTTGAAGAAAATGGGGCAACTGTTCCTCAAGAAAATAAAGACCTGGCACAAGAAGAATTATCAACCTTATCTGGTATTAATGAAGCCAATGCAGGTAAAGAAGGTTATGATGCTGATAAGCTAAATGTTGCTTTAACAGATATTAAGAAAGCTGTCGCAGAAGGCGGAAAAAACCTCACAAAAGAAGATGTTCAAAAAATTGTAAACGAGACATTGGACAGATATGGGATAAAAGATGCCATGTCATCGGATCAGATTAATCTGATTGTCAATTTTGCTGTAAATTTGTCAAATAGTGGTGTTATTAGCAACACCAACTTTACCAATACCCTACAATCCTTAAAAGATTCTATTGTATCTAAATCAGGTTCTACTTTTAAAGATATCAATCTCAATTTTGATTCCACAAAGGCTATTGAAACGGGTAAAAGCATTTGGCAACAAATCGTAGAATTTTTTAGAAATTTAATAGGATAA
- a CDS encoding DUF554 domain-containing protein, translating to MTYFFGFGTVVDTLAIILAGIIGSLFGHHLTERHQNSLTMASGVSVLFIGISGAMSGMLKLSNDSLTNGHTLLVVACLALGAFLGELLNIEDKFDDLGHWLKRKTGSQKDNSFVVAFVTATLTVCIGAMAIIGPIQDGMSGNPSILLTKSILDFIIVIVLTTSLGKGAAFSAIPVLLIQGTITLFAKLVEPLMTVTALANISMIGSILIFCVGLNLIWGKKIRVANMLPALLFAVLVAYL from the coding sequence ATGACTTATTTCTTTGGTTTTGGAACGGTAGTTGATACCTTAGCTATTATTTTAGCAGGAATTATTGGTAGTCTTTTTGGACATCATTTAACAGAAAGACATCAAAATAGTTTAACCATGGCTTCTGGTGTCAGTGTTCTTTTTATTGGTATTTCAGGTGCCATGTCTGGCATGCTAAAACTTTCCAACGATTCCTTAACGAATGGTCATACATTACTGGTTGTAGCCTGCTTAGCCTTAGGAGCATTTTTAGGAGAATTACTAAATATCGAAGATAAATTTGATGATCTGGGACATTGGTTGAAGCGTAAAACAGGTAGTCAAAAGGATAATAGTTTTGTGGTTGCCTTCGTAACAGCTACACTCACCGTTTGTATTGGAGCAATGGCTATCATCGGTCCAATACAGGATGGTATGTCTGGAAATCCTTCTATTCTTTTGACGAAAAGCATATTAGATTTTATTATTGTAATCGTCTTAACCACATCTTTAGGGAAAGGCGCAGCCTTCTCAGCTATTCCTGTTTTACTGATACAAGGTACCATTACCTTATTTGCGAAATTGGTAGAACCTTTAATGACAGTTACAGCCCTAGCAAATATCTCGATGATTGGTTCAATCCTCATTTTCTGCGTCGGCTTAAATCTTATCTGGGGCAAAAAAATTCGAGTGGCCAACATGCTACCTGCGCTTTTATTCGCCGTACTAGTCGCTTATCTTTAA
- a CDS encoding GntR family transcriptional regulator has translation MNPFEIIAEDIRCKILSEVYKQDQMIPDQFQLSKEYHVSRMTIQKAINLLKIEGFLYSKRGKGTFVSFPVLQQDKYGSDVGKIVGTSSYFSNQGKMSSKVISFEARFPEQEEMNKLKLRSNQAVFDIIRLRYLNQEPFHLEYSIYPIDIIPNITDTVLDNSIYQYIIEDLKLEIGSAIRQIRADKPDQFDHDYLECQTNDPVLEIEQVVFLKDGRPFEYSQTRARYDKATVNYIDFR, from the coding sequence GTGAACCCATTTGAGATAATTGCAGAAGATATCCGTTGCAAAATTTTGAGTGAAGTATACAAGCAGGATCAAATGATTCCTGATCAGTTTCAGCTCTCAAAAGAATACCATGTTAGTCGTATGACCATTCAAAAGGCTATCAATTTGCTTAAAATTGAAGGGTTTTTATATTCAAAAAGAGGTAAAGGAACTTTTGTTTCATTCCCTGTTTTGCAGCAAGATAAATATGGTTCTGATGTTGGTAAAATTGTAGGGACTTCAAGTTATTTTTCCAATCAAGGAAAAATGTCCAGTAAAGTGATTTCCTTTGAAGCGAGATTTCCAGAGCAAGAAGAGATGAATAAATTAAAATTACGATCTAATCAAGCTGTTTTTGACATTATTAGACTACGGTATTTGAATCAGGAACCTTTTCATCTAGAGTATTCCATATATCCAATTGATATTATTCCAAATATTACGGATACTGTTTTAGACAATTCCATTTACCAATATATTATAGAAGATTTAAAGCTTGAAATTGGATCGGCTATACGACAAATCAGAGCAGATAAACCAGATCAGTTTGATCATGATTATTTGGAATGTCAGACAAATGACCCTGTTTTGGAAATCGAACAAGTTGTCTTTTTAAAAGATGGTAGACCCTTTGAATATTCACAAACAAGAGCAAGGTATGATAAAGCAACTGTCAATTACATTGATTTTAGATAA